Part of the Pseudodesulfovibrio mercurii genome is shown below.
CCATGGCCCTGACCGCGCCCCTGTCGCACGGCCTGGGCTGGCGATACGCCCTCGCCTTTCCGGCCGCCCTCGCCCTGGTCGGCCTCGGGCTCTGGCTGGCGGTCGTCGTGGAGCGCCGCAAGGCCGCCTGGACCGACCCCCGGGCCGCCGGGGACACCCCGGCGCAAAAGACCGGACCGGGTGCGTCGCCCGCCCCGTCGGCATCGGTCCTGCGCCGCCCCCTGGTCTGGCTCCTGTCCTCGTCCTTCGCCGCGCACACCTTCCTGTTCTACGGCCTCACGGCCTGGCTTCCCGTGTACCTGGAACAGACCCTGTCCATGACGGACGCCCGGGCCGGGCTGGTCGCGTCCCTGTTCCAGCTGCTGGGCCTGCTGGGCTCCTTCGGCCTCCCGCTGCTGGCCGGGACCCAGCGGTTCGCCGACAGGGGGCTGTTTCTGGTGGTGACCCTGGCCTGGCTGCTCACGGCGGCCGGGTTCTGGCTCGCGCCCGCCTGGTGGGTGGTCTGGGTCCTTTGCGGCGGGGTTTCCTCGGGGGGCGGCTTCACCGTGATCTTCAGCATGATCATGAACCACGCCAAGGACCTGAACGAGAACAGGAGCATGTCCACCGTGGTCCAGACGGCGGGCTACATCGTGGCCGCGGCCAGCCCCTTTGCCGTGGGACACCTGCGCGAGGTTTCGGGCGGCTGGCAAAGCGGCATGATCCTGCTCGTCTGCGCCTCGGTGATCATGATCCTGTGCGGCCTGGCGGCCACCCGGCCGAAGAACGCCTGACCGCGCCCGGCCGGGGAAGCCCGCCGGGACCGACGAAAAGGCCCCCGCACGGCGTTCCGTGCGGGGGCTTTCGCGTTTCCGGGCCGGGCAAGGCCGGGCTATTCGGTCATGTGCAGGTACTGCTGCCGGAGGTCGGCCATCTCGCCCTTGAGGATCATCTGGTCCATCATGAAATCGACCGTGTCCTGCAACCGCTCGGCCGAGGCGGGCATGAGGTAGCCCAGCTCGGCGCGGGTGAAGGGGGCGTCGGCCAGGGGGGCGGACAGGTTGGCGTCGGTGGCCGCGTAGTACAGGGCCTCCACGCTGTCGGTGATCATCACGTCCACCTTCTTGACGGCCACGGCCGGGGGAATGGCCAGGTTGGACTCGAACATGACCACCTCGGCGTTCCTGATGTTGGCCTTGACGAACTTCTCGTTGGTCCCGCCGGGGTTCACGCCGATGCGCACGCCCTTGACGTCCACGTCGGCCAGGGACTTGAACCGGGCCACGTTGTCCCGGTTCACCAGGATGGTCTTGCCGAACATGACGTAGCCCTGGGAGAAGCGGGCCTCCTTCTGCCGGGCGATAGTCCGGGTGATGCCGCTCATGCCGATGTCGTACTTGTCGGCCTTGAGGTCGGCCATGAGGGTCTTCCAGGTGGTCTTGACCAGTTCGAGCTTCAGGCCGAGCCGGTCGGCGAAGCTCTGGGCCACGGCGATGTCGAAACCCTCGTAGGTGCCGTTGTTGTCAAAGGAAAAGGGTTTGTAGTCCCCGGTGGTGCCGACGCGCAGCGTGCCGCTGGCGACGATGTCGTCGAAGCTGCGGGCCTGGCTGTTGGAAACGGTGCAAAGCAGCATGAAACACACCAGTAAAGCGCCAAATGTTTTGGTCATGGGAGCACTCTCCTCCATGGATTGAAGCGAACCGTCGGGGCCGCCGCTCCCCCTTGCCGGGGCGCGCGCGGCGGGGCATGTCACTGCCTACGCCATTTCCCGCCCACTGGCAAAAAATAGATGCGTTTTGCCGGGTGCCCGAACGCGCCGGGTCAGGCGGTCTCGAGCCCCATCAGCTTCCTGCCCCTGTCGCGGATGCGCGAATAGACGAGGTCGAACAGCTTGGCCAGGATGAAGGCCACGACCACGATCAGGGCCACCTTGAGGTAGGGGTTCAGGTCCAGGGGCCGGATCACGTGGAGGACCTTGAAGTGGATGGCGTAGACCGGCAGCGACAGGAGGGACAGCCCCTTGGCCGCGGCCGCCAGGGGGGCGTCGGCGGACAGCCGGTTGGCGAGCAGGGTCGCATAAAACAGGGCCAGGACGGTCAGCAGGTTCACGTGCATGGCCAGCAGGCGGACCAGGTCCACGGACGACCGGCCCAGGGCGTGGTGGACCGCCATGCACAGGACGAACAGGGCGGCCCCGGCCGCGCAGGCCGCCGCGCCGGGCGCGCGGAACCGGCCGCGCTGCATGAGCCGGGCCACGAGCATGCCGGACACGAAGTTCATCCAGGCCGAGACCGGGAAAAAGGCCTGGGCGGGCGAGGTGCCGGGATTCAGCGGCACGGCGTGCAGGGCGAGGAGCACGCAGGGCACGGTCATCAGCCCGGCCAGCAGCCAGCCCAGGGCGCGGAACGACAGCCGCTGCAGGGGCCAGAAGACCAGGTAGAGGACCACGAGGTTGGTGAAGAAGTTGCCCTTCTGCGCGAGGCTGTGCGGAATGAGCAGGTTGTACAGGATGTCCCAGGTCTTGGCCGGGTTCAGCTCCACCAGGGCGAAGAGGATGACGATGGGCAGGAGCAGGTTGAAGAAGCGCTTCTTGAGCCAGGTCAGGTAGGACAGGTTGACGGAGCGGCTCAGGGACAGCCCCACGGCGGAGACGAAATAGAACAGCGAATTGCCGAGGTAGCCGCCCATGGCCATGGACGCGCGCGGATAGACCTCGCCCATGTGGGCGTTGACGATGAGCAGGATGGCGACCAGCCGCAGCAGATAGAGATTGACGTATTCCACCTTGGCGGGTCGGGTCGAGGAATCCATGATCGCTCCGGAACGCTTTGGGTTGCTGCCGGGCGGCGCCTTGCGCCGGACACCCCCCGCCCGTCATCGCCGCCTGGCCGGGCGGCAACGGGTCCGCGCGGGGAGCCCCGCCAGGTTCTCAAAGGGAACAAGCTTGTTAGGGGTCACACCTTCGCCCCAGACATAGTCGTTTTCCGCAACATTGGAAAGCGAATATTGCCGTCTGCCCGTGCCTGCGCCCCCCGGCCGGTCAGTGCAGGGAGCTGATCATCCGGCGCAGCCGGTGGTGGGCGAACCAGAAGAAGAAGGTGCCGATGGAGGCCATGCCCAGGAAGTCGGGCCAGATGACCGAGGGGCCGGCGCCCCGGAAGAGGATGGCCTGGGCCAGGGAGACGTAGTGGGTGGTCGGGGCCAGGGACATGATCCACTGGATGGCCTGGGGCATGCTCTCGCGCGGGGTGGTGCCGCCGGACAGGATCTCCAGGGGCAGGAGGACCAGGATGGCCAGCAGGCCGAACTGGGGCATAGTCCGGGCCAGGGTGGCCATGTAGATGCCGATGGAGGCCGCGGCGAACAGGTAGAGCAGGGTGCAGCAGGCGAAGAGCAGGGTCGAGCCGTTCAGGGTCACGCCGAGCACGCCCTGGACCATGACGTGCAGGGACAGGGACGAGACCACCAGGACCACCAAGCCCATGGACCAGACCTTGGAGATCATGATCTCCAGCGGGGTCACGGGCATGACCAGGAGGTGCTCGATGGTCCCGTGCTCGTTCTCGCGGATGAGCGCCGCCCCGGTCAGCAGGATGCCCAGCAGGGTGATGTTGTTGACGATGGAGTTGATGGCCGCGAACCAGAACTGGCTGACGTTGGGATTGAAGAAGACCCGGATGTTCAGACCGATGGGCGAGGCCGCCGAGGACTGGTGGCGCTGCGCGTAGGCCCGGATCTCCCCGTCCACGATGTTCTGCAGGTAGCTGGTCCCGGTCTGGGCCTGGGACAGCCGCGTGGCGTCCACGTTGAGTTGCAGGTCCGGGGCGCGCCCGGCCATGACGTCGCGCTGGAAGTCGGGCGGGATGTCCAGGACGAAGGTGTATTGCCCGGAGTCCATGCCCTTGTCCATCTCGGCCAGGTCGATGCGCTCGGGGGGCATGAACTGCGGCGGGTGCAGGGCGGCGATGATCCGGGAGGACAGCTGGGAACGGTCCTCGTCCACCACGGCCACGGTGGCCCGGTTCAGGGACTCGGGCTTGGCCCTGGCGTCGGCGTAGACCGTGCCCGTGAACATGAACAGGATCAGGAAGAGCATGGCCTTGTCGTAGAGCAGGCTGCGGAACTCCTTGATCCCCAGGGAGAAGATGTTGGACAGGCTGCCCAGGAACGCGCTTCCCATGGCTAGGCCCCCTGCTTTCTGAGCATGAGCACGCTCAGGATGGTGGTCACGGGGATGGCCGCCAGCAGCGGCCAGAAGAATCCGGCGAGGCTGGCCAGCCCCAGCCCCTTGGAAAAGGTCCCCTCGCTGATGAGCAGGTAGTAGGTGGTCGGGTACAGGGAGCCGATGATCCGGCCCGTGCCCTCCAGGGTGGAGACCGGGTCGATGAGCCCGGAGAACTGGATGGCCGGGAGCAGGGTGAAGATGGCCGTGCCCGCGATGGCCGCCACCTGGCTGGAGGTCAGGGTGGAGGCGAGCAGCCCCAGGCCGGTGGTGGCCACCACGTAGACCAGCGCGCCCGCCGCCAGGGCGGGCAGGCTGCCGGTGAAGGGCACCCGGAACAGGAACACGGCCATGAGGAACAGGAACGCGAAGTTGATCAGCGAGAGCGCGATGTAGGGCAGCTGCTTGCCCACCAGGAACTCGAACTTGGTCACCGGCGTGGTGTAGACGTTGAGAATGGAGCCCATTTCCTTCTCGCGGACCACGCCCAGCGCGGTGAGCATGGCCGGGATGAAGACCAGGAGCAGGGGGATGACCTTGGGGACCATGGCGATGATGCTCTTCATCTCCGGGTTGTAGCGGTAGCGCACGGGCATGCCGTAGAGGGAGCCCGATCCGCCCGTCCGGGCGGCCAGCCGGGACAGGGCCTGGTTGTGCACGCCCTGGACGTAGCCCCGGGCGATCTCGGCCCGGCTGGGCATGGCCCCGTCGATCCAGGCCCCGACCTCGGGCGCGTCGCCCCGGTCCAGGTCCCGGCCGAAGTCCGGCGGGGTCTGGATGACCACGGACAGTTCGCCCGCGACCATGCGCCGGTCCATGTCGGACGGACTCGAAACCGGCGGCCGGACCGAGAAATAGCGCGACCCCTCGTACTCCAGGATGTAGCTCTGGCTGGCCGTGGTCTGGTCCTGGTCCAGGGCGGCGAAGGACAGGTTGTTCACGTCCAGGTTGACCCCGTAGCCGATGACCAGCATGAGCAGGAGCGTGCCGAACAGGGCCATGCCCAGCCGGATGGGATCGCGCTTGAGCTCCATGGACTCGCGGATGGTGAAGCTGAACAGCCGGGCCGGGCTGAACCGGGGATGGGCCACCCCGCGCCCGGCCCGCTCTCCGGCGGCGAAGGTCCCCTGCCCGGCCGGGGCTTCGCCGGTCTCGCCCGAGGCGTCCTCGAGGTAGCCGATGAAGGCCTCCTCCAGGGTGGCGGCCCCCCGCTTCTCCTTAAGGGCGCGCGGGGTGTCCGTGTCCAGGATGCGGCCCGCGTGCATCAGGGCGACGCGGTCGCAGCGCAGGGCCTCGTTCATGAAATGGGTGGAGATGAAGATGGTCACCCCGTCCTGGCGCGACAGGTCGATGATCAGCTCCCAGAAGCGGTCGCGGGCCACGGGGTCCACGCCCGAGGTGGGCTCGTCCAGGATGAGCACGTCGGGCCGGTGGATCACGGCCACGGCCAGTTGCAGCCGCTGCCGGATGCCCAGCGGCAGGTCGTCGGGCCGGTCGTCGGCGAAGCGCTTGAGGCCGAAGCGCTCCTCGAGCCGTTCGATGCGTTCGCGGGCCAGGTCCGGGGTGAGGTGGAAGAGTTTGGCGTGGAGCTCCAGGTTGCGGCGCACGGTCAGCTCGCCGTACAGGGAAAAGGCCTGGGACATGTACCCCACGCGCCGCCGGGTGGCCATGTTCCGGGCGTCCAGTTTGCGGCCCAGGAGTCGGGCCTCGCCCCGTGTCGGTTCGAGCAGGCCGGTGAGCATCTTCATGGTCGTGGACTTGCCGCACCCGTTGGAGCCGATGAAGCCGAATATCTCGCCCCGGTCCACGGACAGGTTGACGTCGTCCACGGCGGTGAAACTGCCGAAGCGCATGGTCAGCCCCTCGGCCTCGATGACCGTGTCGCCCTTGTGCAGGGGCGGGATGGTCAGTTCGTGGTGGCCGCGCCTGCGGTCCTCGGGCAGCAGGGCCAGGAAGGCCCCCTCCAGGGAGCTCGCCCCGGTGCGCTCGCGCAGCTCGGCCGGGCTGCCCTCGGCCAGCTTTTTGCCGTCGTCCACGGCCACCAGCCAGTCGAAGCGCTCGGCCTCCTCCATGTAGGCGGTGGCGATGAGCACGCTCATGGACGGCCGCCCGGACCGGATGCGCTCGATGAGCTCCCAGAACTGGCGGCGCGAGAGCGGGTCCACGCCGGTGGTGGGCTCGTCCAGGATGAGCAGGTCCGGGTCGTGGACCAGGGCGCAGCACAGGCTGAGCTTCTGCTTCATGCCGCCGGACAGCTTGCGCGCGGGCCGGTCCGCGAAGTCGCTCATGCCGGTGCTGCGGAGCAGGTCCCGGATGCGCCGGTCGCGCTCGGACCGGGACTGGCCGAACAACCGGCCGAAAAAGTCGATGTTCTCGCGTACGGACAGGGTCGGGTACAGGTTTTTGCCCAACCCCTGGGGCATATAGGCGATGCGAGGGAAGAGGCGTTCGCGGTGGCGCTTGTCGCGCATGTCCCCGCCCAGGACCATGACCTCGCCGGCCTGTATCCTGCGCGCCCCGGCCATGAGCCCGAGCCAGGTGGACTTGCCCACCCCGTCCGGGCCGATGAAGCCGACCATCCTCCCGGCGGGCAGCTCCAGGGAGACGTCGGCCGCGGCCAGGGTGCGGCCGTAGCGGTGGGTCACGCCGGTCAGCCGGACCACGGGGTCCGGCCGGGAGGGCGTCTCCGGTTCCGGGATCACTTCTTCTCCTCCGGGAGATGCACGGCCAGCCGGTCGGGCCAGGCCTTGGTCTGGTCCAGGCGGACGTAGGCCACGCCGGGCAGGCCGGTCTTGACGTACCGGGCGTAGCGCCGGAGCAGCTCGGGCTCGATGCGCGCCTTGATGCGGAACATGAGCTTCTGGCGCTCGTCGCTGGTCTCCACGCTCTTGGGCGTGAACTGGGCCACGCTGGCCACGAACGAGATATTGGCCGGGATGACGTACTCCGGCGCGGCGTCCAGGACCACGCGGGCCTCGCCGCCCATGGCGGTCCGCCCCGCCTGGACCTCGGGCAGGAAGAAGGTCATGTACACGTCGCTCAGGTCCACCAGGCTGACCACCTTGCCGCCCGCCGCGACCACCTCGCCGGGCTCGACCACGCGGTACTGGACCCGGCCCGGCTTGGGCGCGCGCAGCACGCCGTCCTCGAGGACCTGCTTCAGCCGGTCGACCACGGCCTGGGCCGCCTTGATATTGGCCTGGGCCTGGGCCACCAGGGCCTTGGACGCCTCGGCGGCCGCCTCGGCCGCCTTGACCTGGGCCCGGGCCGCGCGCCAGGCGGCCTGGGCGGTCTGCAGGTCGCCGCGGCTGTTGTCCGCATCCTGCTGGGAGACCACCCCGCTCCTGACCAGGGTCTGGATGCGCTTGTCGCTCTTGCGGGCCACGTCCAGCTGGCTCTTCTGGCGGGCCAGGTCGGCCTGGGCCGTGGCCACCTCGGCCTGGCGCTGGTAGACCTGGGCCCTGGCCGTTTCCAGGGCGCTTCCGGCCTTGGCCAGGTCGGCCTCGGCCTCGGCCACCTGGGCCTTTTCGGTCTGCATGTCCATGCGCGCGACCACGTCGCCCGCCTGCACGTAGTCGCCCTCGTCCGCCAGGACCTCGGCCACCTTGCCGCCCCACTTGGCGGCCACGTCGATCTCGGTGGCCTCGATGCGGCCGTTGCCCTCGGCGAATCCCTCCTCGAGGGTGTTCAGGTTGAGCCAGTACCAGGCCCCGGCCCCGCCGCCCAGGACGATCAGTATGACGATGCCCGTCAGCCACGGGCCGAACTTGCGCTTCATGGGACCACCTCGCAGTTGTTGCGTTCCCTGCCCGCCCGTCCCGAGGGGGCATCCGCAGCGGTGATGTAAGTCTCGAAAATCTTCCAGTTGGTCTCGGCCTGGGCGGCCATGTCCACATGGCACAGCCCGCGCCCGGCCAGGATGCCGAGGGTGGAGAACAGCCCGAGAAAGGCGACGAACAGCCGCTCGGGCGGCTCGTCGGCCCGGATGCCCCCTTCGTCCTGGCCCCGGCGGATGACCGCGGACACCTCGTCCGCGAACTCCTCCAGATGGCGCTTGAACCGTTCGCCCAGGGAAGGCTCCTCGCGCCAGAGCAGGTCCGAATAGAAGAAGACCGGCACGGCCGGATGACGCTCGAACAGGCGCACCTGGGAGAAAAAAAGGCCGCGCAACCGGGCCACCGGCCCGGCCGCCTCCCGGAACACCCGTCTCCGGCTCTCGGCGTACACGCCGCTGATGTGCTCCACCACGGCGGCCAGGATCTCGGTCTTGCCCGCGTAGTGGCGATACAGGGCCGGGGGCGTGACCCCCACCTGCCGGGCGATATTCTTGACCGTCAGGGCGGAGATCCCCTCGGAGACCACCAGCTTCAGGGCCGCTTCCGCGATCTGTCCCCTGCGGACGTCGCTGTCGAGACGCTTCCTCATACGATTAGTTAATGACCATTCACTAAGGAAAGTCAAGACGTCCCGCGCGGAACGACGGCGAAACCGGAACCCCCCGCCGGACGGCGCTCCGGCCGTCCGCCGTCCGGCCTTGACGCGGGCACCCCTTTGCTTCAGGCTTTATGGTGAGACGAATCCCCCGGACCCGTCGGCCACCTCTTCACGAAGCGAGACGGACATGGAATCGATACCGGACAGGCACTGGCACCACGTGGACGGCGCGGAAGCGGCCCGACTCCTCGACACGGACCCCGAGCGGGGGCTGGACGAGGACCGGGCGGCCCGGCGGCTCCGGCGGTTCGGCGAGAACGTCCTGACCGGCAAGCGGGGCCGGACCGACCTGGAACGGTTCCTGACCCAGTTCCACCAGCCCCTGGTCTACATCCTCATCGCGGCCGGGATCGTGACCGCCATCCTCGGCCAGTGGGTGGACGCCGGGGTCATCTTCGGCGTGGTCCTGGTCAACGCGGTCGTCGGGTATTTCCAGGAGTCCAAGGCGGTCCGCGCCCTGGACTCCCTGGCCGCCGACCTGAGCGTCGAGGCCGAGGTCCTGCGGGACGGCAGGACCCGGCGCATCCCCGCGCCCCTGGTGGTCCCCGGCGACCTGGTCCGGCTGCGCTCCGGGGACAGGGTCCCGGCGGACCTGCGCCTGGTCTCCGGCCGGGAGCTGCGCCTGGACGAGTCCATGCTCACCGGCGAATCCCTGCCCGTGGACAAGAACCCCGCCCCCCTGCCCCCGGACACGGTCCTGGCCGAGCGCCGGAACATGGCCTATGCGGGCACCCTGGTTGGTTCGGGCCAGGGGCTCGGCCTGGCCGTGGCCACGGGC
Proteins encoded:
- a CDS encoding TetR/AcrR family transcriptional regulator; the encoded protein is MRKRLDSDVRRGQIAEAALKLVVSEGISALTVKNIARQVGVTPPALYRHYAGKTEILAAVVEHISGVYAESRRRVFREAAGPVARLRGLFFSQVRLFERHPAVPVFFYSDLLWREEPSLGERFKRHLEEFADEVSAVIRRGQDEGGIRADEPPERLFVAFLGLFSTLGILAGRGLCHVDMAAQAETNWKIFETYITAADAPSGRAGRERNNCEVVP
- a CDS encoding transporter substrate-binding domain-containing protein yields the protein MLLCTVSNSQARSFDDIVASGTLRVGTTGDYKPFSFDNNGTYEGFDIAVAQSFADRLGLKLELVKTTWKTLMADLKADKYDIGMSGITRTIARQKEARFSQGYVMFGKTILVNRDNVARFKSLADVDVKGVRIGVNPGGTNEKFVKANIRNAEVVMFESNLAIPPAVAVKKVDVMITDSVEALYYAATDANLSAPLADAPFTRAELGYLMPASAERLQDTVDFMMDQMILKGEMADLRQQYLHMTE
- the rbbA gene encoding ribosome-associated ATPase/putative transporter RbbA yields the protein MIPEPETPSRPDPVVRLTGVTHRYGRTLAAADVSLELPAGRMVGFIGPDGVGKSTWLGLMAGARRIQAGEVMVLGGDMRDKRHRERLFPRIAYMPQGLGKNLYPTLSVRENIDFFGRLFGQSRSERDRRIRDLLRSTGMSDFADRPARKLSGGMKQKLSLCCALVHDPDLLILDEPTTGVDPLSRRQFWELIERIRSGRPSMSVLIATAYMEEAERFDWLVAVDDGKKLAEGSPAELRERTGASSLEGAFLALLPEDRRRGHHELTIPPLHKGDTVIEAEGLTMRFGSFTAVDDVNLSVDRGEIFGFIGSNGCGKSTTMKMLTGLLEPTRGEARLLGRKLDARNMATRRRVGYMSQAFSLYGELTVRRNLELHAKLFHLTPDLARERIERLEERFGLKRFADDRPDDLPLGIRQRLQLAVAVIHRPDVLILDEPTSGVDPVARDRFWELIIDLSRQDGVTIFISTHFMNEALRCDRVALMHAGRILDTDTPRALKEKRGAATLEEAFIGYLEDASGETGEAPAGQGTFAAGERAGRGVAHPRFSPARLFSFTIRESMELKRDPIRLGMALFGTLLLMLVIGYGVNLDVNNLSFAALDQDQTTASQSYILEYEGSRYFSVRPPVSSPSDMDRRMVAGELSVVIQTPPDFGRDLDRGDAPEVGAWIDGAMPSRAEIARGYVQGVHNQALSRLAARTGGSGSLYGMPVRYRYNPEMKSIIAMVPKVIPLLLVFIPAMLTALGVVREKEMGSILNVYTTPVTKFEFLVGKQLPYIALSLINFAFLFLMAVFLFRVPFTGSLPALAAGALVYVVATTGLGLLASTLTSSQVAAIAGTAIFTLLPAIQFSGLIDPVSTLEGTGRIIGSLYPTTYYLLISEGTFSKGLGLASLAGFFWPLLAAIPVTTILSVLMLRKQGA
- a CDS encoding HlyD family secretion protein, which gives rise to MKRKFGPWLTGIVILIVLGGGAGAWYWLNLNTLEEGFAEGNGRIEATEIDVAAKWGGKVAEVLADEGDYVQAGDVVARMDMQTEKAQVAEAEADLAKAGSALETARAQVYQRQAEVATAQADLARQKSQLDVARKSDKRIQTLVRSGVVSQQDADNSRGDLQTAQAAWRAARAQVKAAEAAAEASKALVAQAQANIKAAQAVVDRLKQVLEDGVLRAPKPGRVQYRVVEPGEVVAAGGKVVSLVDLSDVYMTFFLPEVQAGRTAMGGEARVVLDAAPEYVIPANISFVASVAQFTPKSVETSDERQKLMFRIKARIEPELLRRYARYVKTGLPGVAYVRLDQTKAWPDRLAVHLPEEKK
- a CDS encoding acyltransferase family protein yields the protein MDSSTRPAKVEYVNLYLLRLVAILLIVNAHMGEVYPRASMAMGGYLGNSLFYFVSAVGLSLSRSVNLSYLTWLKKRFFNLLLPIVILFALVELNPAKTWDILYNLLIPHSLAQKGNFFTNLVVLYLVFWPLQRLSFRALGWLLAGLMTVPCVLLALHAVPLNPGTSPAQAFFPVSAWMNFVSGMLVARLMQRGRFRAPGAAACAAGAALFVLCMAVHHALGRSSVDLVRLLAMHVNLLTVLALFYATLLANRLSADAPLAAAAKGLSLLSLPVYAIHFKVLHVIRPLDLNPYLKVALIVVVAFILAKLFDLVYSRIRDRGRKLMGLETA
- a CDS encoding CynX/NimT family MFS transporter, with the protein product MDENTETMRPGDGPADRDDARPRQERHGRFLMILAFFALSVNMRAAITSLPPIIQELRALFDISGGFAGFLTSIPVLCFGLLTPLVGYCMKGIRLETSVFATLMGLVLGSVLRSTGGIGLAVAGTVVIGVSLTMGNIAALLVIGREFPQRIGAMTGLYVCGMSCGSMGTMALTAPLSHGLGWRYALAFPAALALVGLGLWLAVVVERRKAAWTDPRAAGDTPAQKTGPGASPAPSASVLRRPLVWLLSSSFAAHTFLFYGLTAWLPVYLEQTLSMTDARAGLVASLFQLLGLLGSFGLPLLAGTQRFADRGLFLVVTLAWLLTAAGFWLAPAWWVVWVLCGGVSSGGGFTVIFSMIMNHAKDLNENRSMSTVVQTAGYIVAAASPFAVGHLREVSGGWQSGMILLVCASVIMILCGLAATRPKNA
- a CDS encoding ABC transporter permease; translation: MGSAFLGSLSNIFSLGIKEFRSLLYDKAMLFLILFMFTGTVYADARAKPESLNRATVAVVDEDRSQLSSRIIAALHPPQFMPPERIDLAEMDKGMDSGQYTFVLDIPPDFQRDVMAGRAPDLQLNVDATRLSQAQTGTSYLQNIVDGEIRAYAQRHQSSAASPIGLNIRVFFNPNVSQFWFAAINSIVNNITLLGILLTGAALIRENEHGTIEHLLVMPVTPLEIMISKVWSMGLVVLVVSSLSLHVMVQGVLGVTLNGSTLLFACCTLLYLFAAASIGIYMATLARTMPQFGLLAILVLLPLEILSGGTTPRESMPQAIQWIMSLAPTTHYVSLAQAILFRGAGPSVIWPDFLGMASIGTFFFWFAHHRLRRMISSLH